The genomic window AATCACACTTTCTTTATTTTTATTACTTACGGTCAATATATTCGTAATATTATTATGCCTTTAGAACGTATCAAAACAAACAACCTTAATGCTGGCGGGTTTAAAAAATAAAGGTAATTGTGATACAAAACTGCTTAATAGTAATATTCGTGCAAAATCTAATGTTATTCGGAAGGCATAATAATATTACGAATATATTGACCGTAATAAATGGTTTTCATATAAAAATCAGTCGGATTTTGAGGTTGTAAATTCATATTTTATGCCCCCATTTTAGATTTTCACCAGTTGTGTTATTTAATCAAGTAATAGTCGGCTTCGCCGGCCAACCCGCTAGCGGGCGGAGCATACGCCTTCCGCACCGCTTCGCAGACCAAATATTTATCAATTAACTGGACAAGTTTTTTTAATTTTTTGATAATTCAATTTTTTGCAAGTTAACTATTTTAGGATTTTTATCAAAAGTTAATTCGCAACTAAAAAATGATTTAACATTTTCTTTTAACAATTTATAAATTTCTTGTTGTTCTAGATTGTTATCATCAATTCATAAGGCTTTTTGTTCGCCAGTAGGCTCAAATAAATAATTTTCATAACGCAAAAATTCGACAGAATAACCCGACATCACAGAACCATCTTTATTTTTAAATACTTTTCTTTTTATACTAACTAATTTAATTTTAAACATCACTTATTTTTTCCTTTCAAATTTAAAATATTTTTAATACAATTAACAAATCCTTAGTTATCCACATTTATTTCCTTTATAAATGTTGAACTTTTAATAGTTTTCCACAAAATTTAAAAATGGTTGCGTTTAGTTTTCTTAGGTATTACTTTGAAAAAGTAAAACAATCAGCTAATTAATTATATTATTTAATTACTAAACCAACCACACCTTTCTTGTTATTGTCATTTTTATTATTATATTTATTTCATAATGAAGTTTTATATATTTCTTTTCTGATTTCTATTTCTGAATTAATACTTTCATTAATGTAATGTAATACATTTAATTTGTTTAAATTTGCCATTCTTAAATGTAATAGTTTATTCAAATTCTTATGATGATATATTTTTACTCCATATCCTAATTGTTGTTTTACTAAATGCGATACGTCACTTTCAATGCTACAACCGATATTTCATTCTAAATTTTGATGATGAATACCTTGCTTATTATTACTAAAATAATTACTCTCCCTTCTTAAATTTGTTTTAATATCTTTATTTAACTCATTTTTAGCAACATTACGAATGGTTTTGATTAATTCTTGATGGATTTTCCATCCTTATATAATTTAATTCAACTATTTAGTGTTACTTTGCGATTTTCAAAAATAATATTAATGCCGTTTGCTGTAATTTTTTAATAGCGTGATAACCATCTAAAATATATCTAACATTACCAAAACTATTGGCAATTTCTCTAATTCAAGTATCGCCATCACCACAAATAATTATTTTGTCATAATTAATATTTACATAATATTTTTGTAATTTTTTAATTAATAAATCACGATAATCCATTGTATTTATTCGTTTGCCAACTTTTAACATTAGAAAATGACCTCGTTTTATTTTCTAATTTTCTACGAGCATTTTTGTATTTTTTTTCTTTATGTCCGGTATGAAAAGTAACTAAACGAATTCTCTGGTCTTGTTTAACTTTCTGATCTAATGTCGCCAAAAATTTTTCATCTAGTTGAATATATAAATTCTTATTTTTGATATCAATTTTAGTTTTAGTTTCTTTTTCTGCTAGTTGAAAATATTCAGCAATATCGTATTTATTTAAAATGCTTGAAATACTAGTTTTTGAAATATAACAATGATTTAGAGCATCTAAAATATCACGATAGCGTTTGCCGTCACCCAGAAGACTTAAAACTTTAAATTGGACATCAAAATAAATGCGTTGTTTGAGCAATAAACCAATTTCTTTATCTAACAAACATACATATTCAAATTTACCTGATTTTTGATTTCAATATTTATATCGGCGTCATTTAAAAACAACTTCACCAAAAATTGTAATAATTGTTCTTGATGCAAAATTAACCACTTTATAACCTTGTTTTAAGCGATAATGATATTTATATGAAGTATTTTCATCTAATTTTTCATATTCATTAGCTAGTTGTTCGCATTTATTGGTGTACATATTTTTATGGGTTGCGAATAAACTGAATCAACGCTTGTTTTCTACGATTTTTACATTATTATTAATTTTTAACATAAAAAATCACCTTTCTTGGTAATAATTTTAACAAAGTTAAATTTTGTTAATTTATTTTTTCTGTTTTAATGATAATTTTTTTTCTAGAATTAGTATTCAATATCTGGAGGACGCATAAAGTTTTATTATGTAGGAAAAGGTTTAAATAATTTTTAATGATGAATAGGCTACAATAAGTTGGACCATATTTATGTGGACTTTCAAAATAAGATAAAATTATATAAGAAAGCAGGAATATAAAAATGGGCAAAAATTCATATACAGATGAATTTAAAAAACAAATTGTCATGCTATACAAAAATGGCAAAAGTGTTAGTGTTATTAATTTAGGGAAAGAATATAATTTACCAAAACCAACTATTTATAGTTGAGTTAAAAATTATAATAATTCTGGTTCATTTAAAGCAAAAGACAATCGCAAACTAGAAGAAAATGAAATAATAACTTTACGAAAAGAACTTAAAGACTTAAAAATGGAAAATGACATTTTAAAGCAATTCGCACTGATAATGGCCAAAAAATAACAATAATTAATAGCAATAAGAAAAAATATTCGATAAGAAAAATGTGTAAATTATTAAATATTTCAAAATCCAATTACTATTATCAAATTAATAAATACACAAGGAAAATAGTGAATAATTATAATCAAGAAATTATCAGTGCATTTAACGAAAGCCGCCAAGTCTATGGAGCTCGAAAAATCAAAGTAGTATTATAGCTCATAAAAGTATTAACCTATCTAGACGCAAAATTAGAAAAATTATGAAAAACAATAATTTGATATCAAAGTACACAAAAACAAGACTTAAATGCAAAAATATTCAAGTAAATAATGATTCAGTAAATAACATTGTAAACCGAGACTTTAATAATAGAAAAATAAATGAAATTATCGTTAGTGACTTAACTTATATAAAAGTGGGTTTTAAATGATTTTATGTATGTCTCCTAATTGATTTGTATAATCGCGAGATTGTTGGTTATAGTTGCGGACCAAATAAAAATACGGAGTTGGTTTATCAAGCTATTATGCGAATTGCTAGATCATTATCAAAAATTGAAATATTTCATACCGACCGAGGTAATGAGTTTAAAAATAATATAATTGATCAATTATTATCTACATTTAAAATTCAAAGATCATTGAGTGCGAAGGGTTGTCCATATGATAACGCAGTTGCTGAAGCAACTTATAAAGTTTTTAAAACAGAATTTATTAATGGTAGAAAATTCAATGATCTTGCGCAATTAGAACTTGAATTATTTGATTACATTAATTGATACAATAATCTTAGAATACATGGCAGTTTAAATTATTTATCTCCAGTTACTTTTAGAAAACAAATGTCTATATAAAAATTGTCCTAAAAAGGGTTGCCAATCCAATTTTCCAAATAAAATGATAATTAAATTGTCGTTGCTTTTCATTAAAAATTATTTAAACCTTTTCCTGCCTAACAAAACTTTATGCGCCCAAACAAACTAAGTATTTTTTTCATTCATTTTTGTATTTCCTTTCTATAATTTTGACATAATAAAAAACAGCAACTTTATTTTAATTGCTGTTTATTTTTAAGGTATATTTAATTTTTACTAAGGTAATAACTTTTTATTATTTTTCATTTTTAATTTTTTAATAATAAAATAAATAGAAAATAATGTAATTGTCAATAATATAGCAATTATAATAAAACAAATTAAATTTGTTTTTCTTTTTAAATATTTTTTTTCTTCTAATGATAAGATATCTGTTCCTCAATAACTTATTATTTGTGTTTTATTTTTTTTAAAATGAATAAAACAAAAACAATGCAAAGCAAAAAATAATAATATTAATGAACTAGTTACTATTATTTCTGTTTGTAAATTTTTTATTTTTCCTATTTTTCAAAAACCTAAATAAAAAATATTTTCATTATTAATATACTGATATTGTAATCATACCAATATAGACAATGCAATTATACCAACTATATAAGAAAAACTGCAAAATCAATTAGCAATAATTTTATATATAATACTTTTTTTATATACACTATATATAAATTCTGGAATAGTATTTTCATCATTTTTTAATCATAATTTATATTTTTTTGCTTGTTTTTTTATCATTGTTAAATTAAAACAACCATATATAAATAAAAGAAAAAAAAATATTAATAAAAAAATTAATAAAAATGGATAGGGAATTAATTCTATTTCTAGGGATTTAACAATCTTATTAAAGATAAAATTAATATTTGTATTTAATTTAAAAATTTTGTTTTTATAATCAATATTATAATATAAAAATAAGATAAAAGATAAAAGTAAAAGTAAAAATAAAGAAAATAATATTTGAAAAAACGAAAATACTTTAATGAAAATAATTTTATTTTTAATAAATCTAGGAATTGTTTTTTTATTTTCAAAATAATTCATTTATTAATTTAACTCCTTTTACTTTTTATACCTTTTCTTATTTTCTTGTTGTCTGACACTACCATTAATACAAACTTGACATTTTTTTGATAAGTAAACTTGACAAGAAATACATTTTAAACAACTTCTACATCTTTGAAAAGAACCTGTACAAACACG from Spiroplasma endosymbiont of Agriotes lineatus includes these protein-coding regions:
- a CDS encoding UPF0236 family transposase-like protein codes for the protein MLKVGKRINTMDYRDLLIKKLQKYYVNINYDKIIICGDGDTWIREIANSFGNVRYILDGYHAIKKLQQTALILFLKIAK
- a CDS encoding UPF0236 family transposase-like protein, which produces MLKINNNVKIVENKRWFSLFATHKNMYTNKCEQLANEYEKLDENTSYKYHYRLKQGYKVVNFASRTIITIFGEVVFKWRRYKYWNQKSGKFEYVCLLDKEIGLLLKQRIYFDVQFKVLSLLGDGKRYRDILDALNHCYISKTSISSILNKYDIAEYFQLAEKETKTKIDIKNKNLYIQLDEKFLATLDQKVKQDQRIRLVTFHTGHKEKKYKNARRKLENKTRSFSNVKSWQTNKYNGLSWFIN